GGCGCGGGTTCAGTCGGCGGAGGCGGTGACGGCGGCGGGGTGGCGGGCGCGTCGGGTGCGGGCGGCGCGGGAGGCGGTGCACTGGGCGGGTCGGCCGGCGGCGTGGTGGGTGCCACTGCCACGATCGGCAGCGCGCCGCCGCCGCCACCCCCGCCGCCGCCGCCGCCGCAACCCGATACGGCGAGCAGAAGCGCCCAACCTCCTGCGTAGACCCACGCACGCAACCTTGACCCAACCTGCATCGGAGTTCCTCGAACCTTGGTGTGAACAAAAGGCCCATCGGCGCCACGTTACGAAGAGTGAGCACCAACCAGACGACGGGCCTGTGTGTTCCAGAATGCCACGGGAGTCCGGCATGGAGCCCTGTTCCGCGGTAGATGGAATTCGAAAAAGCCGTATCAATTTTCCGCAGCCGAGCTACGGAGGCTGCAGCGCTACGATCGATGCAACTATGGCAACAGCAAGGGACCGCACCATGCGCATCGGACACCCACCTGGTTTCCTCCTCCAGCATTGGCGCGGCGCAATGGCCGCGGCCCTGTGCGCCGCGTCGCTGCTCACGGCCGGTTGCGAAACCGAACCCCGGTTCCGCCCCCTCACATCGGATGTGCCGCCGCCGCCGGTCTTCGTCACCGTGGCCGGCGAGGCCGATTGCCAGGCCGCCCAGGCGCGCTATGCGCTGGGGCGGTTGGCCGACGCGCCGCTGCTGGAAGAAATGCGCAACCGCACGGGGTCCCGGTCTGCGCGCACCGGACCGGCCGGCGCGCCGTTGCCGATGCCGGCGGATCCGGGGCGGCTCACGATCGACCTCGATGCAGAGGGGCGGATCGCCGGCGCCCGCTGCGGCTGACCTTATTCGCAATGATCCCGCGATGACCACGAAGACGCCCAGTCCCATCGCGCTCGGCTGGCGGTGTACCGCGCCAACCTTCATCCTGAACAGCGAGCGTTTCCGGGGCCAGGACCGGTTGGCGTTTCTGGACTGGGCCCCGGACCGGCTGCGCCACTCGCGCGGCGGATAATCCCGCCATGCGAATCCGCTTTACCAAGATGCAGGGAGCCGGCAACGATTTTGTCGTGCTCGACGAAACGCGCGGCTCGCTGGGCCTCACGGCCGCGCA
The Variovorax sp. OAS795 genome window above contains:
- a CDS encoding I78 family peptidase inhibitor, giving the protein MRIGHPPGFLLQHWRGAMAAALCAASLLTAGCETEPRFRPLTSDVPPPPVFVTVAGEADCQAAQARYALGRLADAPLLEEMRNRTGSRSARTGPAGAPLPMPADPGRLTIDLDAEGRIAGARCG